AGGCGGCCTGGGTGCGGATCTACGCCGACGGCGGCCCCGACAACCACCTGCGCCTGCTCGGCGAGGCGCTGACGGAGGTGGCCGAGCGGTTCGGTGACTGGCGCTGGCACCACATCAAGGCGGTGCAGCGCTCGATGGGCGCCAAGGTCGGCAGCGGCGGCTCCGCCGGGCTGGCCTGGTTGCAGCGCAGCATGGCCCGGGTGGTCTTCCCGGAGCTGTGGTCGGCCCGGACCGCGATGTGACCGGAGAGAACAGCATGCACACCTCCGAGGCAGAAGCCCGCGCCCTCGACGCCGCGGACCCCGGACACCGGCACCTCTTCCTCGTGCCACCCGCCGAGGGCGGGCGGCACCCCGACGTGGCGTACCTGGCCGGCAACTCGCTGGGTCTGCAACCCCGGGCCACCCGGGACGAACTCCTCGCCGACCTGGACGCCTGGCGCAAGCTGGGCGTGGAGGGGCACCTGGAGGCGGAACGGCCCTGGCTGCCGTACCACGAACTGCTGACCGCGCCGGCCGCGCGACTGGTCGGCGCGCTCCCCGCGGAGACCGTGGTGATGAACTCCCTCACGGTCAACCTGCACCTGCTGATGGTGAGCTTCTACCGGCCGGCGGGAGAGCGGACCCGGATCGTCATCGAGGACAGCGCCTTCCCCTCGGACAGCTACGCGGTGCGCAGCCAGGCCCGCTTCCACGGCCTCGACCCGGACGCCACCGTGGTCCGGCTCAAGCCGCGCCCCGGCGAGGACACCCTGCGCCCGCAGGACGTCCTCGACTTCCTCGCCGCCGAGGGACACACCGTCGCGCTGGTGCTGCTGGGCGGGGTCAACTACCTGACCGGCGAGCTGATGGACATCCCGGCGATCACCGCCGCCGGGCGGGCCGCGGGCGCGGTGGTCGGCTGGGACCTGGCGCACGCGGTCGGCAACGTCCCCCTCGCGCTGCACGACTGGGACGTGGACTTCGCCGCCTGGTGCTCGTACAAGTACCTCAACTCCGGGCCGGGGGCCCTCGCGGGCGTCTTCGTCCACGAGCGACACCTCGGCGACCCGGACCTGCCCCGCTTCGAGGGCTGGTGGAGCACCGAGGCCAGCACCCGGTTCGAGATGACCCCGGTGTCCCGGCCGCCCGCCACGGTCGAGGCGTGGCAGATCTCCAACCCGCCGATCTTCGCGATGGGCCCGGTGCGTACCTCGCTGGAGCTGTTCGACTCCGTCGGCATGCCGGCGCTGCGCGAACGCAGCCTCCGGCTCACCGGCTACCTGGAACGGCTGCTGGACGAGGTGACCGCCGACCGGCCGCTGACCGTGGTGACCCCGCGCGACCCGGCCCGCCGCGGCTGCCAGCTCTCGGTGCGGATCGGAACGGGCAGCGCCAACGAGCTGACCAAGCGGCTGCGGCACGAGCACGGGGTGATCGCCGACGCCCGGGAGCCGGACATCGTCCGGTTCGCCCCGGTACCGCTCTACTCGACGTACCACGACTGCTGGCGGGTCGCCGACGCGCTGGCCGCGACAGTGGAGGTGGATCAGTGACCGAGCGACGCGACGAGATCGCGGTGGTCGGCGCCGGACTGGCCGGCTGCCTGCTCGCCTGCTTCCTGGCCCGGCGCGGCTACCCGGTGGCCCTCTACGAGCGGCGGCCCGACCCGCGGACCGGGCAGGTCGAGCGGGGCCGCTCGATCAACCTGGCGCTCTCCGAGCGCGGCCTGGACGCGCTGCGCCGCATCGGGCTGGACCAGCAGGTGATGGCGGACGCGCTGCCGATGCGCGGCCGGATGATCCACCCGGTGGCGGGCGAGCCGCAGTTCCAGTCGTACAGCGTCTCGGGCGACCGGGCGATCAACTCGATCAGCCGGGGCGCGCTGAACAACGCGCTGCTCGACGCCGCCGCCGCGCTGCCCGGCGTGCGGATCGCCTTCGACCACCGGCTGGTCGGGCTCGACCCGGCCACCGGCGAGATGACCTTCGATACCCCGCCGGGCAAGGTCGCCACCACCGCGTCGGTCGTCCTCGGCGCCGACGGCGCCGGCTCCGCCGTGCGCGGGCAGCTTCTCGAACACGGGGTGCTGACCGAGAGCCTGGACTTCCTCGACTACGGCTACAAGGAACTCACCATCCCGCCGGTCGGCGGGGAGTTCGCCCTCGATCCGGGCGCGCTGCACATCTGGCCGCGCGGCACCTCGATGATGATCGCGCTGCCCAACCCGGACCGCTCCTTCACCTGCACGCTCTTCTGGCCGACGCACGGCACGCAGAGCTTCGCCTCACTGGGCAGCCCGGCCGCCATCGAGCGGTACTTCGCCACCCACTACCCGGACCTGATCCCGCTGGCCCCGAACCTGGTGGACGACTACCAGCACAACCCGGTCGGCGTGCTCGGCACCGTCCGCTGCGCCCCCTGGCAGGTGGACGGGAAGGTGGGCCTGCTGGGCGACGCCGCGCACGCCATCGTGCCGTTCTACGGCCAGGGCGCGAACTGCGCCTTCGAGGACGTGGTCGAGCTGGACCGCTGCCTGGACGAGTGCGGCGACCAGTGGGCGTCGGCGCTGCCGCTGTTCCAGCACCGACGGCAGGCCAACGCCGAGGCGATCGCCCGGATGGCGCTGGCCAACTTCGTGGAGATGCGGGACAAGGTCGCCTCGCCGGTGTTCCAGACCCGCAAGAAGATCGAGCACGCGCTGGAGCGGGCGCTGCCCGGCCGGTACGTCTCGCAGTACGAGCTGGTCTCCTTCTCCACCACCCCGTACGCCCAGGTGCGCCGCCGGGTGCGCCGGCAGTACCAGGTGGTCGGGGCGGTGGCGGCCGGCGCGGCGGCGGCGCTGGCCGGCGTGGCGATGGCGCTCGGCCGAGGGAGGCGAGGATGAGTCTCTGGGATCCCCGGCTGATGGCCGGACACGCGCCGGACGGCCCCGGCCTGCTGCGCAACTTCGTCGGCGGCTCCTTCGTGGACGTCGGGACCCGGTTCACCAAGCGCAGCCCGGTGACCGGCGAGCCCGTCTTCGAGGTGGTCGAGGCTTCCTCGTCCGTCGTGGACTACGCGGTGGCGGCCGCCCGGGCGGCGCTGCGCGGCCCGTGGGGCCGGATGGGTGAGCGGGAACGCGCCGAGGTGCTCCGCCGGGTCGCCGACGAGCTGGAACGCCGCTTCGACGACCTGGTCGCCGCCGAGGTGGCGGACACCGGCAAGGCCATCTCCCAGGCCCGCACCCTGGACATCCCGCGCGGCGCGGCCAACTTCCGGGCGTTCGCCGAGATCGTGGCGACCGCGCCGACCGAGTCGTTCACCACGGTCACCCCGACCGGCGGCCGGGCGCTGAACTACGCGGTCCGCAAACCGGTCGGCGTGGTCGCCGTGATCGTGCCGTGGAACCTGCCGTTGCTCCTGCTCACCTGGAAGGTCGCCCCGGCCCTGGCCTGCGGCAACGCCGTGGTGGTCAAGCCCAGCGAGGAGACCCCCGCCTCGGCCACCCTGCTCGCCGAGGTGATGGCCGCCGCGGGCGTGCCGGAGGGCGTGTTCAACCTGGTGCACGGCTTCGGCCCCGACTCGGCCGGGGAGTTCCTCACCCGGCACCCGGGCGTGGACGCGATCACCTTCACCGGGGAGTCCGCCACCGGCAGCGCCATCATGCGCGCCGCGGCGGACGGGGTGAAGGCGGTCAGCTTCGAGCTGGGCGGCAAGAACGCCGGGCTGGTCTTCGCCGACGCCGACCTGGACGCCGCGGTCGCCGGGTCGGTCCGGTCCAGCTTCACCAACGGCGGCCAGGTCTGCCTCTGCACCGAGCGGATCTACGTGCAGCGGCCGGTCTTCGAGGAGTTCACCGCGCGGCTGGCCAAGCGCGCCGACGAACTGGCGTTCGGCTGGCCGGCCGACGAGGCGACCGCGAACATGCCGCTGATCTCGCACGCCCACCGGGACAAGGTGCTCGGCCACTACGAACTGGCCCGGGCCGAGGGCGCCGAGGTGCGCGCCGGGGGCGGGACGCCGCGCTTCGGCGACGCCCGCGACGGCGGCGCGTACGTGCAGCCGACCGTGCTGACCGGGCTGGGCCCGGACGCCCGCACCAACCGGGAGGAGATCTTCGGCCCGGTGGTCCACGTCGCCCCGTTCGACGACGAGGAGGAGGCGTACGCGCTGGCCAACGGCACCGACTACGGCCTGGCGGCGACGGTCTGGACCCGGGACGTGGGCCGGGCGCACCGGGCCGGGTCCCGGTTGGACGCCGGCATCGTCTGGGTGAACACCTGGTTCCTGCGCGACCTGCGCACCCCGTTCGGCGGGGTGAAGGCGTCCGGCATCGGCCGGGAGGGCGGGGTGCACTCCCTCGACTTCTACTCCGAACTCACCAACGTCTGCGTGGACCTCACATGAGCGAGCGGAGTGCGCGCGGCGGGCAGAATGGCCGGCGTCGTCAGCGTACGCAGCGAGGAGCGGGGATGACCGTCGACATCGAAGCCGCGAACCGAGAACTGGCCGTCGCCCGGCAGGAGGAGAAGCCGTGCCCGCCCCTGCGCGGCCGGCTGCTGCCCGAGGGCGACATCGAGGCCGCCTACCAGGTGCAGCAGGTCTACACCCGGCAGCGGCTGGGCAAGGGCCACCGCCGGGTGGGCGCGAAGATCGGGCTCACCTCCCGCGCCGTGCAGGAGAACTTCGGCGTCTTCCAGCCCGACTTCGGGGTGCTCTTCGACGACATGGCGGTCGGCGACGGGGTCGAGGTGCCGATGGGGCGGCTGCTCCAGCCCCGGGTGGAGGCGGAGATCGCCTTCGTGCTCGGCACCGACCTGCCCGACGAGCGGGTCACCACCGTCGACCTGATCCGGGCGGTGGACCACGTGCTGCCGGCCATCGAGATCGTCGACTCGCGGATCGCCGGCTGG
This sequence is a window from Micromonospora sp. NBRC 110009. Protein-coding genes within it:
- a CDS encoding 2-hydroxymuconic semialdehyde dehydrogenase; translation: MAGHAPDGPGLLRNFVGGSFVDVGTRFTKRSPVTGEPVFEVVEASSSVVDYAVAAARAALRGPWGRMGERERAEVLRRVADELERRFDDLVAAEVADTGKAISQARTLDIPRGAANFRAFAEIVATAPTESFTTVTPTGGRALNYAVRKPVGVVAVIVPWNLPLLLLTWKVAPALACGNAVVVKPSEETPASATLLAEVMAAAGVPEGVFNLVHGFGPDSAGEFLTRHPGVDAITFTGESATGSAIMRAAADGVKAVSFELGGKNAGLVFADADLDAAVAGSVRSSFTNGGQVCLCTERIYVQRPVFEEFTARLAKRADELAFGWPADEATANMPLISHAHRDKVLGHYELARAEGAEVRAGGGTPRFGDARDGGAYVQPTVLTGLGPDARTNREEIFGPVVHVAPFDDEEEAYALANGTDYGLAATVWTRDVGRAHRAGSRLDAGIVWVNTWFLRDLRTPFGGVKASGIGREGGVHSLDFYSELTNVCVDLT
- a CDS encoding FAD-dependent oxidoreductase, with product MTERRDEIAVVGAGLAGCLLACFLARRGYPVALYERRPDPRTGQVERGRSINLALSERGLDALRRIGLDQQVMADALPMRGRMIHPVAGEPQFQSYSVSGDRAINSISRGALNNALLDAAAALPGVRIAFDHRLVGLDPATGEMTFDTPPGKVATTASVVLGADGAGSAVRGQLLEHGVLTESLDFLDYGYKELTIPPVGGEFALDPGALHIWPRGTSMMIALPNPDRSFTCTLFWPTHGTQSFASLGSPAAIERYFATHYPDLIPLAPNLVDDYQHNPVGVLGTVRCAPWQVDGKVGLLGDAAHAIVPFYGQGANCAFEDVVELDRCLDECGDQWASALPLFQHRRQANAEAIARMALANFVEMRDKVASPVFQTRKKIEHALERALPGRYVSQYELVSFSTTPYAQVRRRVRRQYQVVGAVAAGAAAALAGVAMALGRGRRG
- a CDS encoding 2-keto-4-pentenoate hydratase, producing the protein MTVDIEAANRELAVARQEEKPCPPLRGRLLPEGDIEAAYQVQQVYTRQRLGKGHRRVGAKIGLTSRAVQENFGVFQPDFGVLFDDMAVGDGVEVPMGRLLQPRVEAEIAFVLGTDLPDERVTTVDLIRAVDHVLPAIEIVDSRIAGWDISIVDTVADNASSGLFVLGTAPRRLADVDLRLCGMVLEHAGEPVSVGAGAACLGNPLHALEWLAGTMARAGDPLRAGDVVLSGALGPMVPVTPGAAYEARISGLGSVRTCFSREAS
- the kynU gene encoding kynureninase translates to MHTSEAEARALDAADPGHRHLFLVPPAEGGRHPDVAYLAGNSLGLQPRATRDELLADLDAWRKLGVEGHLEAERPWLPYHELLTAPAARLVGALPAETVVMNSLTVNLHLLMVSFYRPAGERTRIVIEDSAFPSDSYAVRSQARFHGLDPDATVVRLKPRPGEDTLRPQDVLDFLAAEGHTVALVLLGGVNYLTGELMDIPAITAAGRAAGAVVGWDLAHAVGNVPLALHDWDVDFAAWCSYKYLNSGPGALAGVFVHERHLGDPDLPRFEGWWSTEASTRFEMTPVSRPPATVEAWQISNPPIFAMGPVRTSLELFDSVGMPALRERSLRLTGYLERLLDEVTADRPLTVVTPRDPARRGCQLSVRIGTGSANELTKRLRHEHGVIADAREPDIVRFAPVPLYSTYHDCWRVADALAATVEVDQ